One genomic window of Anthonomus grandis grandis chromosome 3, icAntGran1.3, whole genome shotgun sequence includes the following:
- the LOC126734695 gene encoding uncharacterized protein LOC126734695 isoform X4 → MSISRRYDLDQSAFSPTELDDSFMLYYRHPVAKTTTNANMTETKCVKASNEPAIKADFGNISPKPRPKGTDDGFKSETSQVGSTILKVANQIVAGKRVPETPKPEEECEQLLAKFDPYRRRGSRSLPASPLSSPKSKRRMNQYFTGPYLEADKSKGWILSSLLAKREISQSMGFIGEEKKEELERASSAVSVDEAAAISKQKTQVFKAKPSELREMNFWSPTSM, encoded by the coding sequence ATACGACCTCGACCAGAGCGCCTTCTCACCCACAGAGCTTGATGACAGTTTCATGTTGTACTACCGTCACCCGGTAGCAAAAACCACCACCAACGCCAACATGACGGAAACGAAATGCGTGAAGGCATCCAACGAGCCGGCCATCAAAGCAGACTTCGGCAACATCTCTCCGAAACCACGCCCCAAAGGCACCGATGACGGCTTCAAATCCGAAACGTCGCAGGTGGGCAGCACCATCTTGAAGGTAGCGAATCAGATCGTAGCCGGTAAACGGGTACCGGAAACCCCGAAACCGGAAGAGGAGTGCGAACAGCTGTTGGCCAAATTCGATCCGTACAGGAGACGCGGTAGTAGATCGTTGCCCGCTTCTCCCCTTAGCTCTCCCAAGAGCAAAAGGAGGATGAATCAGTACTTTACGGGTCCGTATTTGGAGGCGGATAAGTCCAAGGGTTGGATATTGTCGAGTCTGTTGGCCAAAAGGGAGATTTCACAGTCGATGGGTTTTATCGGGGAGGAGAAGAAGGAGGAGTTGGAGAGAGCCTCGTCGGCCGTAAGTGTGGATGAGGCCGCCGCTATCTCCAAACAGAAAACCCAAGTGTTCAAAGCGAAACCTTCAGAGTTGAgagaaatgaatttttggtCACCTACTTCGATGTAA
- the LOC126734695 gene encoding uncharacterized protein LOC126734695 isoform X3, with the protein MVWFSQYSTLCTRYDLDQSAFSPTELDDSFMLYYRHPVAKTTTNANMTETKCVKASNEPAIKADFGNISPKPRPKGTDDGFKSETSQVGSTILKVANQIVAGKRVPETPKPEEECEQLLAKFDPYRRRGSRSLPASPLSSPKSKRRMNQYFTGPYLEADKSKGWILSSLLAKREISQSMGFIGEEKKEELERASSAVSVDEAAAISKQKTQVFKAKPSELREMNFWSPTSM; encoded by the coding sequence ATACGACCTCGACCAGAGCGCCTTCTCACCCACAGAGCTTGATGACAGTTTCATGTTGTACTACCGTCACCCGGTAGCAAAAACCACCACCAACGCCAACATGACGGAAACGAAATGCGTGAAGGCATCCAACGAGCCGGCCATCAAAGCAGACTTCGGCAACATCTCTCCGAAACCACGCCCCAAAGGCACCGATGACGGCTTCAAATCCGAAACGTCGCAGGTGGGCAGCACCATCTTGAAGGTAGCGAATCAGATCGTAGCCGGTAAACGGGTACCGGAAACCCCGAAACCGGAAGAGGAGTGCGAACAGCTGTTGGCCAAATTCGATCCGTACAGGAGACGCGGTAGTAGATCGTTGCCCGCTTCTCCCCTTAGCTCTCCCAAGAGCAAAAGGAGGATGAATCAGTACTTTACGGGTCCGTATTTGGAGGCGGATAAGTCCAAGGGTTGGATATTGTCGAGTCTGTTGGCCAAAAGGGAGATTTCACAGTCGATGGGTTTTATCGGGGAGGAGAAGAAGGAGGAGTTGGAGAGAGCCTCGTCGGCCGTAAGTGTGGATGAGGCCGCCGCTATCTCCAAACAGAAAACCCAAGTGTTCAAAGCGAAACCTTCAGAGTTGAgagaaatgaatttttggtCACCTACTTCGATGTAA